In Brienomyrus brachyistius isolate T26 chromosome 3, BBRACH_0.4, whole genome shotgun sequence, the following proteins share a genomic window:
- the hif1an gene encoding hypoxia-inducible factor 1-alpha inhibitor, whose protein sequence is MAAATVAPESDTSGTESSTADSESHSSAWSESQLRKYPFQTRPIPRLSHTDPRAEILINNEEPVVLTDTNLVYPALKWDLNYLKENMGNGDFSVYIAQNHKFLYFDEKKMVNFENFVPMSRRTEMKFAEFVEKVEEIEESGGDERVYLQQTLNDTVGRKIVVDFLGFNWNWINKQQAKHNWGQLTSNLLLIGMEGNVTPAHYDEQQNFFAQIKGYKRCILFPPDQFECLYPFPVHHPCDRQSQVDFENPDYERFPKFKNVLGYETVVGPGDVLYIPMYWWHHIESLLNGGVTITVNFWYKGAPTPKRIEYPLKAHQKVAIMRNIEKMLGEALGNPHEVGPLLNTMIKGRYEQNFS, encoded by the exons ATGGCAGCGGCAACCGTGGCACCTGAATCCGATACATCAGGCACCGAAAGCAGTACGGCAGACTCGGAAAGCCACAGTTCGGCATGGAGCGAGTCTCAGCTTCGGAAGTACCCTTTTCAAACCAGGCCTATCCCGCGACTCTCTCATACTGACCCCCGAGCGGAGATACTCATAAACAATGAG GAGCCAGTTGTCTTAACAGATACGAATCTTGTGTATCCTGCGCTTAAATGGGACCTGAACTACCTGAAGGAGAACATGGGAAATGGAGATTTTTCAGTGTATATTGCCCAAAACCACAAGTTTCTCTACTTTGATgagaaaaaaatggtgaactttGAAAACTTTGTACCGATGTCACGACGTACGGAAATGAAATTTGCAGAATTTGTGGAAAAAGTAGAGGAAATTGAAGAATCGGGTGGTGACGAGAG AGTTTACTTGCAACAGACACTGAATGATACAGTAGGACGAAAAATCGTTGTGGATTTTCTGGGCTTCAACTGGAACTGGATCAACAAGCAGCAAGCCAAACACAACTGGGGACAGCTAACCTCTAACCTTCTACTCATAGGCATGGAAG GGAATGTAACTCCTGCACATTATGATGAACAACAGAACTTCTTTGCACAAATAAAAGGTTACAAAAGATGCATCCTTTTCCCTCCTGATCAGTTTGAGTGTCTTTACCCTTTCCCTGTTCATCATCCCTGCGACAGACAGAGTCAG GTTGATTTTGAAAATCCTGACTATGAAAGATTTCCTAAATTTAAAAATGTCCTTGGATATGAGACTGTGGTAGGGCCAGGAGACGTGCTGTATATCCCAATGTACTG GTGGCATCACATTGAATCCTTGTTAAATGGAGGAGTGACTATCACAGTCAATTTCTGGTATAAG GGAGCACCTACTCCAAAGAGGATAGAGTACCCTTTAAAAGCTCACCAGAAGGTGGCTATTATGCGGAACATAGAGAAAATGCTGGGCGAAGCTTTGGGAAATCCACATGAG GTTGGGCCTCTACTGAACACAATGATCAAGGGGAGATATGAACAGAATTTCAGCTAG
- the cuedc2 gene encoding CUE domain-containing protein 2: MDLHKIIQDTLNEFIQACIPNADLSFLDDVLLSYITGVLENLGSRDSMEENFDVDDFVEMLEAYIPGFAGIEGVKVCEMIFHLASKLARARGEDNGLPKMAIKESYLNESTVSPRGISMQETQGLLSMEEGATAKENSIGGDAQMQQLLEMFPKCSVTEAMGALSIAKGDMEEAVRLIIEGDVQLRHEHPLKVKHCKAVSPQADKKLKASILEKYMLVDDEEDKKIHRPVTPKEAPKKLVRYHGGQVVTTKGEKYHQVKNEQTEEMKKTYISLKPARKYRFH, translated from the exons ATGGATCTTCATAAGATTATTCAAGATACGTTGAATGAGTTCATCCAGGCGTGTATACCAAACGCAGATTTAAG CTTTCTGGATGACGTGCTTCTTTCCTACATCACTGGTGTGCTGGAAAACTTGGGCTCTCGGGACAGTATGGAGGAAAACTTTGATGTGGATGATTTTGTTGAAATGCTAGAAGCATACATTCCTGGCTTTGCTGGAATTGAAGG GGTAAAAGTATGTGAGATGATATTTCACTTGGCATCAAAACTAGCTAGAGCACGAGGAGAAG ataatggcctaccaaagaTGGCAATAAAGGAATCGTATTTAAATGAAAGTACTGTCTCACCTCGTGGGATTTCCATGCAAGAAACACAGGGCTTATTATCAATGGAAGAGGGAGCTACAGCTAAG GAGAATAGTATTGGAGGAGATGCCCAGATGCAGCAGCTCCTTGAGATGTTCCCTAAATGCAGCGTGACAGAGGCCATGGGTGCCTTATCCATTGCCAAGGGAGATATGGAAGAAGCTGTTCGGCTCATCATAGAGGGAGATGTTCAGCTCCGTCATGAACATCCTCTTAAA GTGAAACATTGTAAAGCTGTTTCACCACAAGCCGATAAAAAGTTGAAAGCAAGCATTCTTGAAAA gtATATGTTAGTAGATGATGAAGAAGATAAGAAAATTCACAGGCCTGTAACACCCAAAGAA GCTCCCAAAAAACTGGTGCGTTATCATGGTGGTCAAGTGGTGACAACCAAAGGGGAAAAATATCACCAAGTCAAGAATGAACAGACTGAGGAAATGAAGAAAACTTACATCAGTCTTAAACCAGCACGCAAGTATAGATTCCATTGA
- the LOC125738977 gene encoding RPE-retinal G protein-coupled receptor-like, with translation MVTSPEGFSDLDVFSIGGILFLEGLVGFSLNALTLVSFFKIRQLRTPSNFLVFSLAMADIGICINATVAAFSSFLGYWPYGSEGCQTHGFQGFLTALASINFIAAIAWDRYHQYCTRTKLQWSHVIPLVLFIWCFTGFWSAMPLLGWGEYAYEPLRTCCTLDYSKGDRNYVSYMLPMAVCNLFIQAVTVMSSYQSIERKFKKTGQYKFNPGTPLKTLLFCWAPYAMLSLYAVFEDATLVSPRLRMVPPLLAKTSPTFNAYLYAFGNEHYRWGIWQLLNGHKSENR, from the exons ATGGTGACTTCACCTGAGGGATTCAGTGACTTGGACGTTTTCTCAATAGGAGGCATTCTTTTTCTTGAAG gtcTGGTGGGATTCTCTCTCAATGCTCTCACACTTGTTTCTTTCTTCAAAATACGACAATTACGAACCCCAAGTAATTTCCTAGTGTTTAGCCTGGCAATGGCTGACATTGGAATATGCATAAATGCGACTGTTGCAGCATTCTCAAGCTTTTTGgg ATATTGGCCCTATGGGTCAGAGGGATGTCAGACTCATGGTTTTCAAGGATTTTTAACTGCCCTTGCTAGCATTAATTTTATTGCTGCAATTGCTTGGGACAGGTACCATCAATACTGTACAA GAACGAAGTTACAATGGAGTCATGTAATTCCCCTGGTCTTGTTCATCTGGTGTTTTACTGGATTTTGGTCTGCCATGCCATTGCTTGGATGGGGAGAATATGCTTATGAACCCCTCAGAACATGCTGTACTCTGGATTATTCCAAAGGTGACAG GAACTACGTGTCCTATATGCTCCCAATGGCTGTTTGCAATCTGTTTATACAAGCTGTCACCGTTATGAGTTCTTACCAATCAATTGAAAGAAAATTTAAGAAGACCGGCCAATATAAG TTTAATCCTGGCACTCCTTTGAAGACATTGCTGTTTTGCTGGGCTCCATATGCAATGCTGTCCTTATATGCTGTTTTTGAGGATGCCACTCTTGTGTCACCTAGGCTGAGAATg gTGCCTCCTCTTTTAGCAAAAACATCCCCTACATTCAATGCCTACTTGTATGCCTTTGGAAATGAACACTATAGGTGGGGGATCTGGCAGTTGCTTAATGGACATAAGAGTGAAAACCGTTAA